The following nucleotide sequence is from Nocardioides eburneiflavus.
CACCGGCGGTGCCCTGCGCCTGAGCGTCATCAAGGACCGCGCCCGCAAGGGCAAGTGCCTGGCGAAGTCGCGCAAGCTGAAGAAGAGGATCGCCTACCGCCTCAACGGCCACGTCGGCACCAACGGCGACAGCGGGTTCTCCTTCAAGTACGGCGTCGCGGCCGCCCGCATCAAGATGCACAAGAGCCAGGGACAGCACTCCAGCTTCTGGTCGCAGCCGACCAACGAGAACGGCCCGCACTCCGACGGCCACGAGATCGACGTCATCGAGTACTTCGGCGACAAGCACCCGCAGGGCGGCCTCACCAGCTTCATCCACTGGTACAAGGGCAAGCGCCTGATCAAGACCGGCTCGTGGATCAAGGACTCGAAGTCGTTCCTGGACAACAAGCGCGACGGCTGGTCGAAGAACTACCACGTCTTCTCCGTCAAGTGGGATCCGCGCAAGATCGTCTTCTACATCGACGGCCAGGAGACCTGGCGCACCTCGAAGCACGTGTCGAAGGAGCAGCAGTACCTCATCCTGAGCCTGCTCGCCTCCGACTACGAGGCGCTGGAGATGAGCGACAAGAAGCTGCCGCAGCACATGTACGTCGACTGGGTCCGCGTGTGGGAGACCCCGCAGTCCTGATCGGCTGATCAGCCACGCACCACCACGATCCGCGCGTTGGTCCCCTCAGGGGGCCAGCGCGCGGATCTTTTCGTCCAGGGCCCGCCGGTTGTCACGGCGTACGCGCGCCTCGACGACCTCGATGCCGCCGTTGGGCGAGGCGAGGGCCTGCCCGAGCTCGGGCAGGCTGGTGACCCGCAGGTGCGGCACCCGGGCCGCCGCGCACAGGCTGGCGACGTCGACGCCGTGGGGCGTGCCGAAGAGCGTGTCGAAGCGCTCGGCGTGCTCGGGGGCGCCCTGCTCGAGGGTCGCGAAGATCGAGCCACCGTCGTCGTTGACGACCACGACCGTCAGGTCCGGGCGCTCCTCCCGCGGGCCGAGGAACAGCCCGGTCGTGTCGTGCAGGAAGGTCACGTCGCCCATCAGCGCGAGCGCGCGTGACGACTGCGGGCGGCCGACGGCGGCGCCGATCGCGGTCGAGATGGTGCCGTCGATGCCCGCCAGGCCGCGGTTGGCGATCACCTTGCGGCGCCCGCCCACGTCGTACGGCGCGACCATCAGGTCGAGGTCGCGGATGGGGTTGGACGCGCCGACGACGAGCAGGCCGCGCGGCGGCAGGGCGCGGCTGACCGCGCCGGCCACCTCGTGGGGCGTCAGGTCGGGCTCGGCGGCGAGGAGTCGGTCGAGCTCCCGGGAGGTCGTTCGGTCCGCCTCCCGCCAGGCCTCGAACCAGGCAGGGTCGTCCGACGCCGTGGCGTCGACCTGGTCCACCTCGCAGGCCACGGCGAAGGGCCGGTCTGCCCACCGGCCACGGTGCCGCACCGACACGACCTCGACGTCGTCGCGGGCGAGGAGGAGCGAGACCGGCCGGGAGAGGGTCGGGTGGCCGTACACCACCACCCGCTCGACCTGGCGGCCCAGCTCCCCGGCCAGGAGCAGCCGGTAGGTGCGGATCACGCTGTCGCCGGTGCGACAGCCGCTCGACGGCTCGGCGAGGAGGGGCCAGCCGGCCTTCTCGGCGAGGACCCGGGCGGGTGGACCGGCGTCGTCGCCGGCCACCACGACGGTCCCCGGACCGGGGTCGAGGACCATCCGTTCCATCGGGAGGCCCAGGGCAGGCACGGCCCAGTCGGGCACCTCTCCCCCGTCCCAGCCCCCGTCGTCGGGCAGCAGGGGGTCGTCGAGCTGGACGTTGAGGTGGACGGGTCGCCGGCCGTCGTGGGTGCGGAGGAAGGCCAGCAGCTCGTCGAGGTCAGCGGCGGCCACGTCGAGGGTCGGCGCGAAGGTGCCGAAGATCCCGACCTGGTCGGTGGTCTGGTTGGCGCCGGTGCCGCGCAGCCGGGCCGGCCGGTCGGCCGTGACCACGACGAGCGGGACCCCGGCGTGGGCGGCCTCCATGACGGCTGGGAGCAGGTGCGCTACCGCAGTGCCGGAGGTGCAGGTGACGGCGGCGGGCCGGTTGCCGACCTTGGCCAGGCCGAGGGCGAGGAACCCCGCCGTACGCTCGTCGACCCGCGTGTGGAGGCGCAGGCCGCCCGCCTGTGCCGCGTCGTACAGCGCGAAGGACAGGGCTGCGTTGCGCGAGCCGGGGGCGACCACGACCTCGCGTACGGCGGACCCGCGCAGCGCGGTCACCACCGTGCGCGCGAGCCGGGTCGAGGGGTTGGTCATGTCGGCTGATCCTGCCCCACCGACGCCAGCCGGGCGCGCCAGTGGTCGGTCCGGTCGGCGGGCGCGGCGAGCCGGGCGAGTGCGTCGAGGTCCACCTCGGGCCGGCCCACGCGCAGCATCCCGTCCACCGGGAGCAGGGGCTCGACGGCGACGTCGTCGGTCAGCATCTGCACGGTCGCGAGCCCGCTGGCGTGGTGCAGCTCGGGCAGGGCGGCGGCCAGGGCGACCCCGGCCGCGATGCCGACGCTCGACTCGATCGCGCTGGAGACGACGACCGGGAGCCCGATGTCCTCCGCGATGCGCAGGCACGCGCGTACGCCGCCGAGCGGCTGCACCTTGAGGACCGCGACGTCCGCGGCCTCGAGGTCGCGGACGCGGTAGGGGTCCTCGGCCCGGCGGATGGACTCGTCGGCCGCGACCGGCACGCCGACGCGACGGCGTACGACGGCCAGGTCCTCGACGGTCGTCACCGGCTGCTCGACGTACTCCAGGCCGCCGGCGGCCCGGTCGATCGCGGCGATCGCGCGCACCGCCTCGTCGACGTCCCAGGCGCCGTTGGCGTCGACCCGCACCAGGCCGTCGGGCCCCAGCGCGTCGCGTACGGCCTCCACGCGCGCCAGGTCGTCGGCGAGCGTCTGGCCGCGCTCGGCGACCTTGACCTTGGCGGTGCGGCAGCCGCCGGCGCTGACGATGGCGTGCGCGTGCTCGGGGTCGGTCGCGGGGACGGTCACGTTGACGGGGACGAGCTCGCGCAGCGGCGCCGGCCAGCCCTCGTCGGCCGCCTCGCGCGCGCACGCGAGCCAGGGCCGCGAGGTGGCGTCGTCGTACTCGAGGAAGGGCGAGAACTCCCCCCACCCCGCCGGGCCGCGCAGCAGCACGCCCTCGCGCACGGTGATCCCGCGGAACCTGGTGCGGAGCGGGATGGAGAAGACGTGGAGGTCGCGCATCAGAGGCCGGCCCGGATGGCCTGCCGGTCCACCTTGCCGTTGGGCAGCAGCGGGAGGCTGTCGACCCAGCGGAACTCGCGGGGCGCCCACGAGCGGGGGTGCTCCATGCTGATCCAGTCGCGCAGCTCGGCGTCGGGGACGTTGCCGACCAGCACGGCGACGAGCCGCTGGCCCCACTCGGGGTCGGGGACGCCGAAGACCTCGGCCTCCTGCACGAGGAGGTGCTGGCGCAGGCGGGCCGCGACCGTGGCGAGCGGGATCTTCACGCCGCCGCTGATGACGACGTCGTCGATGCGTCCGGTGACCTGGAGCCGCCCGTCCTCGTCGAACCGGCCGGCGTCGGAGGTGAGGAACCAGCCGTCGACAACGGTCGCGGCGGTGAGCTCCGGGTCGTCGTGGTAGTGGCTGAAGAGGGTGGGGCCCGCGATCCGTACGCGTCCCTCCGCGCCCAGGGTCACGCCCACGCCGTCGAGCGGGACGCGGTCGTAGACGCAGCCGCCCGCGGTCTCGGACGACCCATAGGTCGCGACCAGGTGGACGCCCTGCCCCTCCACCCGCCTGCGCAGGTCGGGGTCGAGCCCGCCACCGCCCACGAGGACGGTGTGGCACCGCGCGAGCGCGGCGACCTGCTCGGGGTTGCCGATGATCCGGTGCAGCTGGGTGGGCACCACGGAGACGAAGGTCGGGGTGTCGCTGTGGTCCGCGGCGACCGCGCGGCCGATGTCGAGGCCGTCCACGACGTACGGCTCGTGGCCCGCGACGAGCGAGCGCACGATCACCTGCACCCCCGCGACGTACGACGACGGCAGCGCGAGCAGCCACCGGCCGGACTCGCCCAGGCGGCGCGCGGACGCCTCGACGCTGGCCAGCACGGCGCGACGCGGGAGCACCACGCCCTTGGGCCTGCCGGTGGACCCGGAGGTCTCGATGAGCAGCGGGTCGGGGCGCTCGGCCTCGAGCCAGCGCGACAGCTGCCGGATCGCGACCGAGGGCTCGTCCGAGGGCCGCAGGTAGCTCACACGCGAACGCTAGCGGCTCCGCCCCACCGGAGCGATGCCGCGGGAGGTCGCAGGAGCTGGTGGACGCCGTGCTCGGCTGGTCTCCCCCGCACCCGGCATAGGCTCGCGACATGGCTGCCTACTGGATCACCACCTACCAGGCCGTGCACGACCCCGCGAAGGTCGCGGCGTACGCCGAGCTCGCGGGCCCCGCGCTGCGCGCCGCGGGCGGGACGTTCCTGGTGCGCGGGATGCCGGAGGCGACCTTCGAGAAGGGCGAGGCGACTCGCACCGTGGTCGTCGAGTTCGACTCCGTCGACGCCGCGGTCGCGGCGCACGAGAGCGAGGCCTACCAGGCGGCGCTGCGCGCCCTCGACGGCGGCGCCGACCGCGACATGCGCGTGGTGCCGGGGGCCTGACCCGATGGACGCCTACCGCCTCGTGTTGACCGTCCTCGTGATGGCCGCGGTGGTCGTCGCCATCCTGCTGTTCGAGAAGCGCCGCGCCCAGGGGATCGAGCGCGACACCCGGGACATGGCCCGGGGGC
It contains:
- a CDS encoding glycoside hydrolase family 16 protein; the protein is MSARRVLAGSVTALLLPASLLLTVETGSASDSAARPASTSVTKKASQKISLEVLPQIVQQGKRTASANSAKAGVTATIRPVKVGRKVVLEQLNGSSWKKVGTAKQEKSGRAHFSAVASKGGAAVTYRVTAMKFKGLKKVTSKTADTSQWLVPTFTDEFSGSTLNPVWSMRGQDYEPTSKRVCSKGDPKAVKVTGGALRLSVIKDRARKGKCLAKSRKLKKRIAYRLNGHVGTNGDSGFSFKYGVAAARIKMHKSQGQHSSFWSQPTNENGPHSDGHEIDVIEYFGDKHPQGGLTSFIHWYKGKRLIKTGSWIKDSKSFLDNKRDGWSKNYHVFSVKWDPRKIVFYIDGQETWRTSKHVSKEQQYLILSLLASDYEALEMSDKKLPQHMYVDWVRVWETPQS
- the menD gene encoding 2-succinyl-5-enolpyruvyl-6-hydroxy-3-cyclohexene-1-carboxylic-acid synthase, giving the protein MTNPSTRLARTVVTALRGSAVREVVVAPGSRNAALSFALYDAAQAGGLRLHTRVDERTAGFLALGLAKVGNRPAAVTCTSGTAVAHLLPAVMEAAHAGVPLVVVTADRPARLRGTGANQTTDQVGIFGTFAPTLDVAAADLDELLAFLRTHDGRRPVHLNVQLDDPLLPDDGGWDGGEVPDWAVPALGLPMERMVLDPGPGTVVVAGDDAGPPARVLAEKAGWPLLAEPSSGCRTGDSVIRTYRLLLAGELGRQVERVVVYGHPTLSRPVSLLLARDDVEVVSVRHRGRWADRPFAVACEVDQVDATASDDPAWFEAWREADRTTSRELDRLLAAEPDLTPHEVAGAVSRALPPRGLLVVGASNPIRDLDLMVAPYDVGGRRKVIANRGLAGIDGTISTAIGAAVGRPQSSRALALMGDVTFLHDTTGLFLGPREERPDLTVVVVNDDGGSIFATLEQGAPEHAERFDTLFGTPHGVDVASLCAAARVPHLRVTSLPELGQALASPNGGIEVVEARVRRDNRRALDEKIRALAP
- a CDS encoding o-succinylbenzoate synthase translates to MRDLHVFSIPLRTRFRGITVREGVLLRGPAGWGEFSPFLEYDDATSRPWLACAREAADEGWPAPLRELVPVNVTVPATDPEHAHAIVSAGGCRTAKVKVAERGQTLADDLARVEAVRDALGPDGLVRVDANGAWDVDEAVRAIAAIDRAAGGLEYVEQPVTTVEDLAVVRRRVGVPVAADESIRRAEDPYRVRDLEAADVAVLKVQPLGGVRACLRIAEDIGLPVVVSSAIESSVGIAAGVALAAALPELHHASGLATVQMLTDDVAVEPLLPVDGMLRVGRPEVDLDALARLAAPADRTDHWRARLASVGQDQPT
- a CDS encoding AMP-binding protein, producing the protein MSYLRPSDEPSVAIRQLSRWLEAERPDPLLIETSGSTGRPKGVVLPRRAVLASVEASARRLGESGRWLLALPSSYVAGVQVIVRSLVAGHEPYVVDGLDIGRAVAADHSDTPTFVSVVPTQLHRIIGNPEQVAALARCHTVLVGGGGLDPDLRRRVEGQGVHLVATYGSSETAGGCVYDRVPLDGVGVTLGAEGRVRIAGPTLFSHYHDDPELTAATVVDGWFLTSDAGRFDEDGRLQVTGRIDDVVISGGVKIPLATVAARLRQHLLVQEAEVFGVPDPEWGQRLVAVLVGNVPDAELRDWISMEHPRSWAPREFRWVDSLPLLPNGKVDRQAIRAGL
- a CDS encoding DUF1330 domain-containing protein, producing the protein MAAYWITTYQAVHDPAKVAAYAELAGPALRAAGGTFLVRGMPEATFEKGEATRTVVVEFDSVDAAVAAHESEAYQAALRALDGGADRDMRVVPGA